The Kogia breviceps isolate mKogBre1 chromosome 4, mKogBre1 haplotype 1, whole genome shotgun sequence genome window below encodes:
- the CARTPT gene encoding cocaine- and amphetamine-regulated transcript protein translates to MESPRLRLLPLLGAALLLLLPLLGTLAQEDAELQPRALDSYSAAEDASHEKELIEALQEVLKKLKSKRIPIYEKKYGQVPMCDAGEQCAVRKGARIGKLCDCPRGTSCNSFLLKCL, encoded by the exons ATGGAGAGCCCCCGCCTGCGGCTGCTGCCCCTCCTGGGTGCCGCCCTGCTGTTGCTGCTACCTTTGCTGGGCACCCTAGCGCAGGAGGACGCCGAGCTCCAGCCGCGAGCCCTGGACAGCTACTCCGCCGCGGAGGATGCCTCCCATGAGAAGGAGCTG ATCGAAGCGCTGCAGGAAGTTCTGAAGAAGCTCAAGAGTAAACGTATTCCGATTTATGAGAAGAAGTATGGCCAAGTCCCCATG TGTGACGCGGGAGAGCAGTGCGCTGTGCGAAAAGGAGCTAGGATCGGGAAGCTGTGCGACTGTCCCCGAGGAACCTCTTGCAATTCCTTCCTCCTGAAGTGCTTATGA